Within Pseudomonadota bacterium, the genomic segment GAGCGCCACGAGCGCCTCCTGCATGCGCGCCCCGCCGCTTGCGGAGAAGCACACCAGGGGCGCGCGCTGCTCGATCCCGGCGTTGACGCCGCGCACGAAACGTTCGCCGACAACCGAGCCCATGGACCCGCCCATGAACTCGAATTCGAACGCGCAGGCCACCACCGGCTGGCCCTGGATCCGGCCCGCCATCACCACCAGGGCGTCGCTCTCCTCGGTGGCCTTCTGGGCCTGGCTCAGCCGGTCCTTGTAGCGCCTGGTGTCCTTGAAACGCAGGAAATCTACCGGCTCGACACTATCCCCGATCTCCGTGCGGGGCTCGGGATCGAGGAATAAATCTATACGGCGGCGGGCGCCGATGCGCATATGGTGGTCGCACTTGGGGCAGACGCTGGCGTTGCGTTCGAGTTCGGCCTGGTAGAGCACGGCCTTGCACGCCGGGCAGTTCGTCCACAGGCCCTCCGGTACCACGCGCTTGCCGGTACCATCGGTGCGGATCCGCGAGGGCAGGAGCTTCTTGAACCAGTCCATGCCCCAGTCCGAGCTCGCCATGAGCCATCTCCCCGCGGCTAAGCCGCGGCGGGACGCACCCCGTCGATGGCGGCGCGCAGATCGGCAACGAACGACGAGACCTCGCGCTCTGCCCGCTCGCGCTCCCCTTGGAGCGCCTCCAGCCGTGCCACGAGTGCGCTCCCGATCACCACGGCGTCGCTCACCGCGGCCACCTGTGCCGCGCTCTCGGGGTCTTTGATCCCGAAGCCGACCCCGATGGGGAGCGCCGTGTGGCGCCGCACCAGCGCGAGCTTCTCCGCGACCGCGACCGGGTCCAGCCGGTCGCTCCCGGTCACCCCCTTGAGGGACACGTAATACACGAAACCCCGCGCCATCCGGCAGATCTCGGCGATGCGCGCCTCGATGGTGGTGGGGGCCAAAAGGAACACCGGCGCCATGCCTTGGCTCGTTAAGGCGACGACCAGCTCGCCGGCCTCTTCGGGGGGCAGATCGACCGTGAGCACGCCGTCGACTCCAGCCTCGCGCGCCTCGCAGGCGAACGGCGCGTAGCCCACCACCTCGATGGGGTTGAGATAGCCCATGAGCACCACCGGCGTCTCGCGATCGCGCTGGCGAAAGGCGCTCACGGCCTCGAGCACGCGATGGATGGTCATGCCCTTTGCCAGCGCGCGCTCGCTGGAGCGCTGGATCACCGGGCCGTCGGCCATCGGATCGGAGAACGGCACGCCGAGCTCCAGGAGATCGGCGCCGGCCTCGACCAAGCGGTGCATGAGCGGTACGGTCCAGCCGGGCTCCGGATCCCCGGCGGTGATGAAGGGCACCAGCGCCTTACGGCCCGCGGCGCGCAAGCCCGCGAAGCGTTCGTCGATGCGGCTCGCGCCCGTCTCCGGGACCATGCCGCGCACTAGAGCGTGATCCCCTCGCGGGCGGCCACCGTGTGGATGTCCTTGTCGCCACGTCCCGAGAGGCACACGACGATGACCCGCTCTCGGTCCATCTCGCGCGCCAGTTTGGCCGCGTAGGCGAGCGCGTGGCTCGACTCGAGCGCCGGGATGATGCCCTCGGTGCGGGTCAGGTCATGAAAAGCGGCGACGGCCTCGTCGTCGCGGATCGCGACATAGTGGGCGCGCCCGGTGTCCTTGAGCCAGGCGTGCTCCGGGCCGACCCCAGGGTAATCGAGCCCGGCCGAGATCGAGTGCGTCTCCCGGATCTGGCCGTTGTCGTCTTCGAGGAGATAGGTGCGGTTGCCGTGCAAGACCCCCGGGCGCCCGGCGCACAGGGAGGCCGCGTGGCGCCCCGTCTCGATCCC encodes:
- the accD gene encoding acetyl-CoA carboxylase, carboxyltransferase subunit beta, translating into MDWFKKLLPSRIRTDGTGKRVVPEGLWTNCPACKAVLYQAELERNASVCPKCDHHMRIGARRRIDLFLDPEPRTEIGDSVEPVDFLRFKDTRRYKDRLSQAQKATEESDALVVMAGRIQGQPVVACAFEFEFMGGSMGSVVGERFVRGVNAGIEQRAPLVCFSASGGARMQEALVALMQMAKTSAALGALSARGLPYISVLTDPTMGGVSASLAMLGDINIAEPGALIGFAGPRVIEQTVRQTLPEGFQRSEFLLQHGAIDMIVDRRVLRDKIAALLGLLDRRSAA
- the trpA gene encoding tryptophan synthase subunit alpha, with the protein product MVPETGASRIDERFAGLRAAGRKALVPFITAGDPEPGWTVPLMHRLVEAGADLLELGVPFSDPMADGPVIQRSSERALAKGMTIHRVLEAVSAFRQRDRETPVVLMGYLNPIEVVGYAPFACEAREAGVDGVLTVDLPPEEAGELVVALTSQGMAPVFLLAPTTIEARIAEICRMARGFVYYVSLKGVTGSDRLDPVAVAEKLALVRRHTALPIGVGFGIKDPESAAQVAAVSDAVVIGSALVARLEALQGERERAEREVSSFVADLRAAIDGVRPAAA